Genomic segment of Psychrobacter sanguinis:
CCACTCTAGTTGTTGCAAATAGTAAGCAGTCCAGTATCGAATTGCCAATTTGTGTAGGTAACAAAAACAAGCTGCTAGGTATCATCACAATTGACTCAGATAATGAATATTTCAATATAGGTGATGAAGTTCATGTTACGGCCTCCATCAACCAAGAAAAACTTTTAAGTATCACAGCTTCAGTTGCAGGTAAAACCGTTGCATCAAGCATCCTAAATCCATTATCAAATGAAGAGCTTACTGAAACTGAGTCTAGATTATTGAAAGCCAAACAAGCCTTTAATCAAGACTTATTAGACTATAAGGGACGACCAAGAATACATGTAGTAAAAGCATATGCGGATGCCGCTTTAGATGCCGGTGCGTATGAACTTGCTGCAGAGCTATACCAAGGCATTGAAAGAATGGATAGTACCTATGATTATTCAACGACTATATGCTATGCATATGCTAGAGCTGGACGGCCTAATTTAGCTAATGAGTGGGCTAATTTAGCTTATAAACGCAAGCCTAATGCTGTTAATGCATATAACTTATCCTGTAGATATTCTGGTCCTGAGCAAGAGAAATATCTTAGATTAGCGCTTGAACATGATCCTTCATACGATAGTGCTTTGATTGTATTGGGTCGCATTCTGCATAGCAGAGGAGATAAAGAAGGTCGTGAATTACTTGAGAAAGCTAAAAATAATATAATGTCTGGCTATGACTTTGGATATATTGACTATGATGAAGCTGAAGACCTTCTAAAAATAAGTCGTATACTGAATGATGATGATACAAAACGTAAAGCTGAAAAGTTGATTGAAGAAATTAAAAGTAAGGAAAAATCATCTGTATACTCTGATAATAATCTTGTACAAACAAAAAATAATAATAACTTACTTAATAAATAGAGGTTCCTATGGCTTGGTGGATACCGTTTAATAAACTCAGAGATAGACAGACACGCTATATTAATGAAATGCTTAAGTCAGTTAGGGAAGGTAAAAAGACCGTTTACTGGGTTCAAGGCTTTGCGGGTACTGGTAAGACGACTGTCCTAGCTAACTTAGCAGTTAAACTAAGGGCAGATCGAAAGTCTTTGGGAGTTCGTGAGACTTATTGCTTTATTACGTATACTCATGCCATGAAAGAACTGATAAAGAAGACATTTGTTGCAGAGAATAAAGGCTTTATAAACATTCAAACACATACGAAATTTTTAAGGGACCAAAAGAAGTATGACTTTGTATTTCTCGATGAGGTACAAGACATTAGTCCTAATGATTTAAACAGAATAAAAGCTCTTTCGAACTTCTTATTTATAGCTGGTGACTGCGAACAAAGTATTTATCAGGGAAGCGCTGAAGAAACTCAAATCGATGAAATCTTTAAACCCAATAAGCTTGTTTTTACAGAGATTCTAAGACTAACAAAATCCATGAGAGACTTAGCCAAAAAAATACTTCCTGATAGCAGAATTAATGAAGGCTCTCCAGAAAATACAAATGGCGATAATACACCCTTAATTGTTGAGTTTGACAGTGAGGCATCTGAATTTAGCTGGATTGCTGATAATGCGGTTCAGCGCGCAGCGCCAGGCAGCCCGAGTTGCATATTATTCACACACCATTCAGATATTAAAAAATTCTTTTATCAAATATCTCTGCACACGACAAAAAAACAAAAAAGTCTGTTAAAGCAAAGGCATAATAGTAATTTTCAAGACGAATCAGACCATGCCAAACTTTAACAGACTTAGTGAAACTTTAACCCAAAACCTGAGTATGAACAAGGCAAGAATCACATGTTTGAGCCTAATGATAATAGCCCTGATTACTGCTCAAAGCAGTAATCTTAAAAAAATAGCAAGACACCTTCCTAAGGGTGGTAAAACCGACAGTCACTATCGCAGACTACAGCGATTTTTTGCCGAAGCGAGGACAGACTACGATCAACTGGCTTTAATGATATATCGACTATTTAGGCTAGGCAAAGTCACCTTAACCATTGACCGTACCAACTGGAAATGGGGTAAAAGTAACCTCAACATCTTTATGCTAGGGGTGGTATATAAAGGGATAGCCATCCCCTTATACTGGCAAATGCTAGATAAGCGAGGTAATACAAACCATCTTGAACGCTGTGAACTTATTGAGCGGTTTATCAAACAATTTGGCAAAGATAACCTTGAGATGATAGTAGCGGACAGAGAGTTTGTTGGCGAAAAATGGTTTAACTGGCTCACCAATAATCACATACCCTTTGCCATACGGATTAAGAAGAACAGTAAAGTTAAGAATCATCATGGCAAGTTGGTACAGATTAAAGAATTATTTCGCCATGTTAGCCATCAAGAAACATATCGACATGGGCGAATACTGACTGTCGATGGTTGTTTGGTTCGAGTATTTGCCAAGCGTGATAAAGACTATGATTTAGTGATTGTGGCAACCAATCAACTAGAAACAGTGGATGCGATGACAAGCTATGCTAAGCGTTGGGAAATTGAGACTTTATTTGCTTGTCTAAAGGGGCGTGGCTTTAATCTTGAAGATACCCACTTAACCCATCTTGATCGGGTCAGTAAATTAGTCGCAGTGAACGCCTTAGCATTTTGTTGGGCTTATCATGTCGGTATTTATAAAGACAAAGATAAGCCGTTAAAACGCAAGTTAAAGTCAAACGCTCGACCTCAAGCCAGTTTGTTTGCGCTTGGCCTGGATTTATTGATCGAAGGTCTTCGCTTGGTGTTTTTTAACAATGATAAGACTGTATTTCGACAGTTAGTTAGCTTTTTAACCCCTAAACCTATGAAAATCGGGTGGGGATGATTTTTTTGTCGTGTGCAGAGATCAAATATATAAATCTCAAAATATATCTCCAGCTGGACCTTTTGAAGACGTTAATCTAAATGACCATAATACTAAACTTGACTATAGGCAAGTTAATGGCTATTTCAAACGTCACAAGCTACCTTATAGGTATTTAGGTAATAGCTTTGGCGAATTGGACGAAAGTGATAAGCAGCCTATTGTTTTTATCATGACCTACCATAGCTCAAAAGGGTTAGATTTCGATACAGTTTACGTTCCTCAATTGACTATTAACAAG
This window contains:
- a CDS encoding IS4 family transposase, producing MIIALITAQSSNLKKIARHLPKGGKTDSHYRRLQRFFAEARTDYDQLALMIYRLFRLGKVTLTIDRTNWKWGKSNLNIFMLGVVYKGIAIPLYWQMLDKRGNTNHLERCELIERFIKQFGKDNLEMIVADREFVGEKWFNWLTNNHIPFAIRIKKNSKVKNHHGKLVQIKELFRHVSHQETYRHGRILTVDGCLVRVFAKRDKDYDLVIVATNQLETVDAMTSYAKRWEIETLFACLKGRGFNLEDTHLTHLDRVSKLVAVNALAFCWAYHVGIYKDKDKPLKRKLKSNARPQASLFALGLDLLIEGLRLVFFNNDKTVFRQLVSFLTPKPMKIGWG
- a CDS encoding 3'-5' exonuclease — protein: MCRDQIYKSQNISPAGPFEDVNLNDHNTKLDYRQVNGYFKRHKLPYRYLGNSFGELDESDKQPIVFIMTYHSSKGLDFDTVYVPQLTINKQIVLPHVLEKSPGLDQRLLFVAVTRSRKDLFLTYSGKASHKYITDLPAGSYEKIENPHLVDDDEEDDWDIF
- a CDS encoding AAA family ATPase is translated as MAWWIPFNKLRDRQTRYINEMLKSVREGKKTVYWVQGFAGTGKTTVLANLAVKLRADRKSLGVRETYCFITYTHAMKELIKKTFVAENKGFINIQTHTKFLRDQKKYDFVFLDEVQDISPNDLNRIKALSNFLFIAGDCEQSIYQGSAEETQIDEIFKPNKLVFTEILRLTKSMRDLAKKILPDSRINEGSPENTNGDNTPLIVEFDSEASEFSWIADNAVQRAAPGSPSCILFTHHSDIKKFFYQISLHTTKKQKSLLKQRHNSNFQDESDHAKL
- a CDS encoding tetratricopeptide repeat protein yields the protein MTAGVSFSYHGLDIDFIQPITSESIYIITKNEILETIIPASSPVPNPSAFETTLVVANSKQSSIELPICVGNKNKLLGIITIDSDNEYFNIGDEVHVTASINQEKLLSITASVAGKTVASSILNPLSNEELTETESRLLKAKQAFNQDLLDYKGRPRIHVVKAYADAALDAGAYELAAELYQGIERMDSTYDYSTTICYAYARAGRPNLANEWANLAYKRKPNAVNAYNLSCRYSGPEQEKYLRLALEHDPSYDSALIVLGRILHSRGDKEGRELLEKAKNNIMSGYDFGYIDYDEAEDLLKISRILNDDDTKRKAEKLIEEIKSKEKSSVYSDNNLVQTKNNNNLLNK